CTTTCCTACGTGCGCTCGCGCGCCGAATGGCTGGGCCTCGATGACGAGCTCTTCCAGCAGGTAGACCTCCACATCCACGTGCCCGAGGGCGCCACGCCAAAGGACGGCCCCTCGGCGGGCATCGCGCTGGCGACCAGTATTTCCTCGGCCTTTACCAAGATTCCCGTGCGCGCCACCGTCGCGATGACCGGCGAGATTACCCTGCGCGGGCGCGTACTGCCCATCGGCGGCCTCAAGGAGAAACTCATCGCCGCCCATCGAAGCGGTATCGAGCGAGTGCTGATTCCCAAGGACAATGCCAAGGATCTGGCCGACGTTCCCAGGAAAATCCTCTCGAAGCTGGAGATCAAGCCGGTCGAGCACATGGACGAAGTCATCGCCCTGGCGCTCACCGCGCTGCCCGTCGCGCTGCCCAAACCCGCCGAGCCGGCCAAGGCCCAGGGCGAAGGCGAAGGCACACTGACCACGCATTAAGCCGCACCGCGGCAGAAAAGGCCCGTTTGCCCGGCAAACGGGCCTTTTTTGTGCCTGCTCGCTTTGTCATGGGCGGCGATTCTTCCCTATACTGCCTTTTGAATCACGCTGGGGACACAAGTGAACGAAGCACATGGGCGAGAAGACAGTACTCGTAGTTGAGGACGATCGCCTGACGCGTAACGCGATTGCGGAGGGTCTGCACGACCTTCCCTATCAGGTAATCTTTGCCTCCAACGGCACGGAAGCTCTCGAATTTTTCGAGTCCGAGGGCCCCGATGCTGTGATCGTTGATGTACTCTTGCCCAAACTCAGTGGATTCGAAGTCTGCGAGCGGATTCGCAAGACTCACCCGGATCTTCCAATCATCTTCATCAGCGCCGTCTACAAGTCACTGGCCGTCCAGAACGAAGCCAAATCCAAGTACGGCGCCAACGAATTCCTGACCAAACCGCTCAACATCAACCTGTTGCGCGAGAAGCTCGGAAAATACGTTGCACCCAACTCGGCCCCGCCCGTGGCAGAGCAGCCCGACGAGGAAACGGAGGTTTCCGAGCCAAACCGGGAAGTCGACGGGGATCTGGCCAAGGAAGCGCTTGCGGCAATTTTCTTCAAGATCTTCCGTTTCCAGGAAACCGGCACGCTGCACCTGCAGAAGGAAAAGGTTAAGAAGACCATCCTCTTCGAGCACGGCCATCCGGTGCAAACCCAGTCGAACCTGCTCATGGAGACGCTGAGCAGAATCCTGCTCTCGCGCGGCGCGCTCAATCAGCAACAGCTCGAGGACACGCGCCTCATCGCCAAGCAGCGCGGCAAGCTCCACGGCCAGGTGCTCACTGACCTGGGCCTCATCACCCCAAAGGCGCTCGAAGACACGCTCGTGTTCCAGCACGAAGAACGGCTGCTCAACGCTTTCGCCTGGACAGAAGGGCATTTCGTTTTCGTTCGCGGCGCGACCCTGGACGACGAAGCCATTCGCCGCCAGGTCGATTTTCCCAGGGTCTTTATGCTGGGCGTGCTGGAGCGAATGCCCTTTGAAGCCATCCGTGACCGCATGGCACCGCTGGCCACCCACAAGGTCGGCTGGCAGCCTGAACCCCATGAGCCACTCGCGGCATTCGCACTCGAAACTGAGCAGCGCCAGATGCTCTCCCACATCGACGGGCAGAAGACACTCAAGGAGCTTCTGAAAGACTCCGCCCAGCCCGACCACCTCCTGCGCCTGATCTACGGCCTCGTCGTTGCGAGTTCCCTCGCTATCGCCGAGAAGCTCAGCGAACGCGAGCTGGAAGCCACCGCCGCAATCCGCGATGAGATCAGCCATGCCAGGGACGTCGAGAGCGCGCCGCAAATCGACGAGGAGTTCAGCCTCGTTGAACAGATCGCCAAGAAATACACCACGCTGCACACCGACAACTATTTCGAGATGCTCGAAGTCGGCGAGGATGCGAGCGAGAAAGAAATTCGTCAGTCCTACTTGCGTCTGTCAAAACTCTACCACCCCGAAAAAGTCGGTGCCGCTGTCGACAGCGAGTCTCGTGACATGGTCGAGGAAATCTACGTCAAGATCACCACAGCGTATGAAATTCTTTCCGACGAAGATGACCGTGAGGAATACCTCTCGGAACTCCATGCTTCCTGAGCCCCTTTGATCCGCCCCCTGCCCGACTAGACTGCGGAGACTTCACGGCATACTGGAGCCGCTGCCATGAGCACCGACATCAATCCCAATCTCAAAGTAGTCGTCGTCGATCTCGACAAGACCCTCGTGAAGGGCAGCCTGAACCTCATTCTGGCCAAGTCCGAGGCACGCGGAATGACGGCACTGAAGATGATCCCCAAGCTTGTAAAGCTCACGGTCTCCGCTCCGGGCAATCCCGATCTGGCCGGACAGATGATCGACGTGGGCAGCGGGCTGTTCGTTGGGAAGAGAGAGGACGAATTTCTCGCCCGTCTGGAAAAGACCTACCGTGACATCAAACCACGTCTGTTCGCTCACATGCGAAAACGCATCATCGACCACAAGCAGGCAGGCGCGAAGATCTGGCTGGCCGGCCCGGCGCCGCAGCAACTTGTCGATATCTTTGCCAAAGACCTGGGCGCCGACCGTGCTTTCGGGGTTCGCATGGTCAAGGACTCAAAAGGCCGGCTCACCGAGCAGGTCGAGGAGCCGCTCGTCTACCGCGAGGGCAAGCGCGACGCCGTACTGGCCGCGCTCAAGGACGAGGGCGTTGATCCAAAGGACGTGCGCTTCTACTCCGACAGCATCTCGGACGTGCCCCTCCTCGAAGCCGTGGGAGAGCCCGTGTGCACCAACCCCTCCGACGAGCTACGCGCCGAAGCGAAAAAACGCGGCTGGCCCATCGAGGAATACCACGAGACCATGGGCTGAGTCCGCTATCCCGTCCGCATCATCTCCGAAACCCGTTCGGCAAAGACCACGCAGCACAGGTACGTATTGCCGCGAATGATCCGCGGCATCGCGCTGGCATCCACGACGCGGAGCCCCTCCAGCCCGTGCACGCGGCACTGGGAATCCAGCACTGAGCTTCCCTCGTGCGCACCCATGGCGCAGCTTCCCACCTGGTGAAAATAGCTGATCGTGTTCGTCCGCTTGGCCAGACGCGTGCGCGCCGGTGTGGAGAGCGCAAAGGGCGGCGAGAGACGCCGTGCGCCCCAACTCCGAAACGCGCGCGTCCCCTCCCAGGCTTCGACCTTGCCCGCGATGGCATGCAGGTCCCGCAGGTCTTCGGGGTCGGTAAGGAAGTTGAGGTCCAGCCCCGGCGCGGCCTTGGGACTTCCCGAGCGGAGGAACACCCGACCGCGCGTCCTGGGCTGGAGCTGGAAGGCATAGACATGCACAAGTGTGCCAAGGCCCGGCGCACTTCGAATCGGGCAGGCGAAGATGTGGAAGTCGACCTCGCCACTGCCGTACAGGTCGCCCATCCAGACCACTTTCGCGGGCGAGCCCCGAAGCGGCCCCTCGTGCGGCGCGCGATAGAGTAGCGAGATCCCGACATGGTCTTGCAGGTTCTCGCCCACAGCGGGCAGGTCGTGCTTGAGCGCAATCCCCTGCGCGCGAAGCTGACCTGCCGGCCCGATCCCTGAGAGCAGCAGCAGCTTTGGCGACTCAAAGGCCCCGCAGCTCAGGATGACCTCGCTGCCGCGAATCTGCTCGCCGCCCATGAGTTCCACGCCGAGCGCGCGCCGTCCCTCCACCAGCACCCGTGCCACCGGCGCATTCGTTCGAATCGTCAGGTTCTCTCGGGACCGAACGTCGGACGTGAGATAGGCCTGGCTGACGGTGAGCCGCTGTCGGCCGTCCTCCTGAACGGTTCCGGGAAAGACACCGACGCCTGGAAGCGTGTCACGGTTGTTGACGTCCTCGCTGACCGACTCCCCCAGTTCGCGCGCCCCCTCCAGCAGCACTTTGTGGCAACGGGCAAACTCAGCAGCCTTCCAGCGGCGCAGGGTGAGTGGCCCGCTTCCGCCATGGAGCGAATTTTCTCCGAAATCGAGGTCCGTCTCGGCGCGCTTGAAGGAGGGAAGCAATTCGTTCCAGGACCAGCCATCGCACCCCAGCGCCGCCCATGAGTTGTAGTCCTCGGGCTGGCCCCGCACGGCCGCCAGAAAGTTCACCGCGGATGTCCCACCCAGCACATTGCCGCGGATCATGGGCGTGGGCAGCAGGTTTCCGCGCATTCGTACGAGCTGCCGCCGGGAATGGCGTGCCTGAAGGATCTCGTCCCAGAGCCGATGCGGCGTGCGAATGGATGTGGGATAGGCTGCGTCGTCGGCGCCTGACTCCAGGAGCAAAACCGAGCACCCGGCATCCTCACTCAGCCGGGCGGCAAGCACAGCTCCGCTGGTGCCACCACCGACGATGATGACGTCGTGTTTCATGACCCCTCCGCCTTTGCCCCCGGCGTCCAGGTTGTCCGTGAAAGCCCGCCGCAGCCAGTCGGCGGGATAGTCTTTGGATGCCCTCTAGCCCAGAATCGTTGCCCGAATCCAGCGGAGCGCCTCGATCTGGCGCACGCCGTACCAGCAGAAATAGGTGCCATCAACGAGGTAGACCCGCCCCATCCGCGCTGCCGGTATTTCCTCGTGGTCGAGAAATTCGTTGCGATGCTTGAGCTCGAAGGGATAAGGCTCGCTCGAGAGATAGATTACCTCGGGCGCGCGCTCAGTCAGTTCCTCAAAATTCGTTTCGGGGTAGCGCTCTTCACGATCCCCGTAGACGTTCTCCATCCCGGCCAGCTC
This is a stretch of genomic DNA from Chrysiogenia bacterium. It encodes these proteins:
- a CDS encoding response regulator produces the protein MGEKTVLVVEDDRLTRNAIAEGLHDLPYQVIFASNGTEALEFFESEGPDAVIVDVLLPKLSGFEVCERIRKTHPDLPIIFISAVYKSLAVQNEAKSKYGANEFLTKPLNINLLREKLGKYVAPNSAPPVAEQPDEETEVSEPNREVDGDLAKEALAAIFFKIFRFQETGTLHLQKEKVKKTILFEHGHPVQTQSNLLMETLSRILLSRGALNQQQLEDTRLIAKQRGKLHGQVLTDLGLITPKALEDTLVFQHEERLLNAFAWTEGHFVFVRGATLDDEAIRRQVDFPRVFMLGVLERMPFEAIRDRMAPLATHKVGWQPEPHEPLAAFALETEQRQMLSHIDGQKTLKELLKDSAQPDHLLRLIYGLVVASSLAIAEKLSERELEATAAIRDEISHARDVESAPQIDEEFSLVEQIAKKYTTLHTDNYFEMLEVGEDASEKEIRQSYLRLSKLYHPEKVGAAVDSESRDMVEEIYVKITTAYEILSDEDDREEYLSELHAS
- a CDS encoding HAD family phosphatase, translating into MSTDINPNLKVVVVDLDKTLVKGSLNLILAKSEARGMTALKMIPKLVKLTVSAPGNPDLAGQMIDVGSGLFVGKREDEFLARLEKTYRDIKPRLFAHMRKRIIDHKQAGAKIWLAGPAPQQLVDIFAKDLGADRAFGVRMVKDSKGRLTEQVEEPLVYREGKRDAVLAALKDEGVDPKDVRFYSDSISDVPLLEAVGEPVCTNPSDELRAEAKKRGWPIEEYHETMG
- a CDS encoding GMC family oxidoreductase N-terminal domain-containing protein, translating into MKHDVIIVGGGTSGAVLAARLSEDAGCSVLLLESGADDAAYPTSIRTPHRLWDEILQARHSRRQLVRMRGNLLPTPMIRGNVLGGTSAVNFLAAVRGQPEDYNSWAALGCDGWSWNELLPSFKRAETDLDFGENSLHGGSGPLTLRRWKAAEFARCHKVLLEGARELGESVSEDVNNRDTLPGVGVFPGTVQEDGRQRLTVSQAYLTSDVRSRENLTIRTNAPVARVLVEGRRALGVELMGGEQIRGSEVILSCGAFESPKLLLLSGIGPAGQLRAQGIALKHDLPAVGENLQDHVGISLLYRAPHEGPLRGSPAKVVWMGDLYGSGEVDFHIFACPIRSAPGLGTLVHVYAFQLQPRTRGRVFLRSGSPKAAPGLDLNFLTDPEDLRDLHAIAGKVEAWEGTRAFRSWGARRLSPPFALSTPARTRLAKRTNTISYFHQVGSCAMGAHEGSSVLDSQCRVHGLEGLRVVDASAMPRIIRGNTYLCCVVFAERVSEMMRTG